In Duganella zoogloeoides, a single genomic region encodes these proteins:
- a CDS encoding c-type cytochrome, with protein sequence MKRKTKWIVAGAVLLAGCAGAAAWMLEPAFAPIAPPAAASFAAQAVARGARVVAQGDCMVCHTAAGGQPFAGGLPLKTPFGTIYTTNITPDAGTGIGNWSAAAFTRALRRGVARDGHLLYPAFPYIHYTRMSNQDIEDAYAYLMTRTPVQATPPANELIFPLGFRPLLAGWNLLYLHPGPVPADSNRSEIWNRGRYLVDGAGHCASCHSALGPIGGERSPAFSGGNIDGWDAPALTALLQAPRPWTEQQLALYLRHGWSPEHGAAAGPMAPVAHSLATTPPEDAAAIAHYIMSLQSPAATPAAAVSQPAANDAVLAPGRALFSGACAGCHTTAAPMMAAGGRPSLALSSAVAGARPDNLIQTILNGLPWTHAGQTSYMPPFAGTLTDAQVASIAVYVRTEIGQRAPWQDDQRRPLDARAIKQRVTAIRKENQQ encoded by the coding sequence ATGAAACGCAAGACCAAATGGATAGTGGCCGGCGCGGTGCTGCTGGCCGGCTGCGCCGGCGCGGCCGCCTGGATGCTGGAGCCGGCGTTCGCGCCCATCGCGCCGCCGGCCGCTGCCAGCTTTGCCGCGCAGGCGGTGGCGCGCGGCGCGCGCGTGGTGGCCCAGGGCGACTGCATGGTGTGCCACACGGCGGCCGGCGGCCAGCCCTTTGCCGGCGGTCTGCCGCTCAAAACCCCGTTTGGCACCATCTACACCACCAACATCACGCCCGACGCCGGCACCGGCATCGGCAACTGGTCGGCCGCGGCGTTTACCCGCGCCCTGCGCCGGGGCGTGGCGCGCGACGGCCATCTGCTGTACCCGGCCTTCCCCTACATCCATTACACCCGCATGTCCAACCAGGACATCGAGGATGCCTATGCCTACCTGATGACACGCACGCCAGTGCAGGCCACGCCGCCTGCCAATGAGCTGATTTTCCCGCTCGGCTTCCGGCCGCTGCTGGCCGGCTGGAACCTGCTGTACCTGCATCCCGGCCCGGTACCGGCCGACAGCAACCGCAGCGAAATCTGGAACCGGGGCCGCTACCTGGTGGACGGCGCCGGCCACTGCGCCTCGTGCCACAGCGCGCTCGGTCCGATCGGCGGCGAACGCAGTCCCGCTTTCAGCGGCGGCAATATCGACGGCTGGGATGCGCCGGCGCTCACCGCCCTGCTGCAAGCGCCGCGTCCGTGGACCGAGCAGCAGCTGGCGCTGTACTTGCGCCACGGCTGGTCGCCCGAACACGGCGCGGCGGCCGGTCCGATGGCGCCGGTGGCGCACAGCCTGGCCACCACCCCGCCCGAAGATGCAGCAGCCATCGCCCACTACATCATGTCGCTGCAAAGCCCTGCTGCCACGCCGGCGGCAGCGGTCAGTCAACCCGCCGCCAACGATGCGGTCCTGGCGCCGGGCCGCGCCCTGTTCTCAGGCGCCTGCGCGGGCTGTCACACGACCGCCGCGCCGATGATGGCGGCCGGTGGCCGGCCATCGCTGGCCCTGAGCAGCGCGGTGGCCGGCGCCCGGCCCGATAACCTGATCCAGACCATCCTCAACGGCCTGCCATGGACCCATGCCGGGCAAACGAGCTACATGCCGCCGTTTGCCGGCACCCTGACCGATGCCCAGGTGGCCAGCATTGCCGTATATGTGCGCACTGAAATCGGCCAGCGCGCGCCGTGGCAGGACGACCAACGGCGCCCGCTCGACGCGCGCGCCATCAAACAACGCGTGACCGCCATCCGCAAGGAGAACCAGCAATGA
- a CDS encoding (2Fe-2S)-binding protein: MTTSLTVNGVQHTLAIDPSTPLLYALRNQLELNGAKFGCGLGQCGACTVLLDDQPVFGCLTPVAACEGRKVRTIESLGTQAKPGALQAAFIKHQAAQCGYCIAGMVMRAQALLEKNPHPSEAQIRAHMEPNLCRCGTHMRILGAIREVAQKPTAASQK; encoded by the coding sequence ATGACCACCAGCCTTACCGTCAACGGCGTGCAGCACACGCTGGCCATCGATCCCTCCACACCGCTGCTGTACGCGCTGCGCAACCAGCTGGAACTGAACGGCGCCAAGTTCGGCTGCGGCCTGGGCCAGTGCGGCGCCTGCACCGTGCTGCTGGACGACCAGCCGGTGTTCGGCTGCCTGACGCCGGTCGCCGCGTGCGAAGGCCGCAAGGTGCGTACCATCGAAAGCCTGGGCACCCAGGCCAAACCCGGGGCCCTGCAGGCGGCGTTCATCAAGCACCAGGCCGCGCAGTGCGGCTATTGCATCGCCGGCATGGTGATGCGCGCCCAGGCCCTGCTGGAAAAGAATCCGCACCCGAGCGAAGCGCAGATCCGCGCCCACATGGAACCCAATCTTTGCCGTTGCGGCACCCACATGCGCATTCTTGGCGCGATCCGTGAAGTGGCGCAAAAACCTACCGCAGCGAGCCAGAAATGA
- a CDS encoding xanthine dehydrogenase family protein molybdopterin-binding subunit yields the protein MTIAEQPIDPRRRAVLRAGALLVSFSLVPAARAEFNGMGVPPVTNPKLPGSLSRIPMLDAWIRIAPDGKTTVFTGKVELGTGVRTALLQVAAEQLDMAPAAIDFVTADTGRTPNEGFTAGSHTMADSGTALLNAAAQVRALVVQGAAAQWKLDAALLTTRNGVVTAPDGRHMHYGAAVRGIDLHRPAQEQSPLKDPRKYTVIGASLPRVDIPAKLTGGAAYVQDMRPPGMVHARVVRPPAYGATLLSADTASVARMAGVVKVVVDGNYLAVVARDEWQAVLAMRALSASAKWRPGKPLPAQETIHATLRALPSQDITIADQRGATGAAVTTLAHRYSKQYVLHGSIGPSCALGHLVEDKLTIWTHTQGVYPLRAALAELVAMPFESVRCIHTEGSGCYGQNGADDVAADAALIARALPGVPVRVQLMRDQENQWEPYAPAISSQLSASLDASGKICDWQYELWSGSHNERPGNAGKLIPATLLARPFVPSPSVPMPMPEGGGDRNAIPLYVLPKSRVVNHFLPVTPLRTSAMRSLGAHVNLFAIESMMDELALAARIDPVQFRLRHLDNERARAVIQSAASKFGWDKRKARPDHGFGFAFGQYKNIMGYVAIAVEIRLDRSTGDVRIVRVVAAVDCGQMVSPDGIRNQIEGGILQSASWTLYEQLQFGPQGIASVDWASYPIMRYSNVPDQVDVVLIDRPGTPLLGVAEAAQGPMAGALGNALANATGKRWRDLPLAGPHLRS from the coding sequence ATGACGATAGCAGAACAACCGATCGACCCGCGCCGCCGCGCCGTGCTGCGTGCCGGCGCCCTGCTGGTGAGCTTCAGCCTGGTGCCTGCCGCGCGCGCGGAATTCAACGGCATGGGTGTGCCGCCCGTGACCAACCCCAAACTGCCGGGCAGCCTCAGTCGCATTCCGATGCTCGATGCCTGGATCCGCATCGCGCCGGACGGCAAGACCACCGTCTTTACCGGCAAGGTGGAACTGGGCACCGGCGTGCGCACCGCCCTGCTGCAGGTGGCGGCCGAGCAGCTGGACATGGCGCCGGCGGCCATCGATTTTGTCACCGCCGACACCGGCCGCACGCCCAACGAAGGTTTCACCGCCGGCAGCCACACCATGGCCGACAGCGGCACCGCGCTGCTGAACGCAGCGGCGCAGGTGCGCGCACTGGTCGTCCAGGGCGCCGCCGCCCAGTGGAAGCTCGACGCGGCCCTGCTCACCACCCGTAACGGCGTGGTCACCGCGCCGGACGGGCGCCATATGCACTACGGCGCAGCCGTGCGCGGCATCGACCTGCACCGGCCCGCACAGGAACAGTCGCCCCTGAAGGATCCGCGCAAATACACCGTGATCGGCGCGTCGCTGCCGCGCGTGGATATCCCCGCCAAGCTGACCGGCGGCGCCGCCTACGTGCAGGACATGCGCCCGCCCGGCATGGTCCACGCGCGCGTGGTGCGGCCGCCAGCGTACGGCGCCACCCTGCTGTCGGCCGACACGGCCAGCGTGGCCCGCATGGCCGGCGTGGTGAAAGTGGTCGTCGACGGCAATTACCTGGCCGTGGTGGCGCGCGACGAATGGCAGGCGGTGCTGGCCATGCGCGCCTTGAGCGCCAGCGCCAAGTGGCGGCCCGGCAAACCGCTGCCGGCGCAGGAAACCATCCACGCCACGCTGCGCGCCCTGCCCTCCCAGGACATCACCATTGCCGACCAGCGCGGCGCCACCGGCGCGGCCGTTACCACGCTGGCCCACCGCTATTCCAAGCAGTACGTGCTGCACGGGTCGATCGGCCCGTCGTGCGCGCTGGGCCACCTGGTCGAAGACAAGCTCACGATCTGGACCCATACCCAGGGCGTGTACCCGCTGCGCGCAGCACTGGCCGAACTGGTGGCGATGCCATTCGAATCGGTGCGCTGCATCCATACCGAAGGCTCGGGGTGCTACGGCCAGAACGGCGCCGACGACGTGGCGGCCGACGCCGCCCTGATCGCCCGCGCCCTGCCCGGCGTGCCGGTGCGGGTGCAACTGATGCGCGACCAGGAAAACCAGTGGGAGCCATACGCGCCGGCCATCAGCTCGCAATTGAGCGCGTCGCTCGACGCCAGCGGCAAGATCTGCGACTGGCAGTACGAACTATGGAGCGGCTCGCACAACGAGCGTCCCGGCAACGCCGGCAAACTGATCCCGGCCACGCTGCTGGCGCGCCCGTTCGTGCCCAGCCCCTCGGTGCCGATGCCGATGCCCGAGGGCGGCGGCGACCGCAATGCGATTCCGCTGTACGTGCTGCCGAAGTCGCGCGTGGTCAACCACTTCCTGCCGGTCACACCGCTGCGCACCTCGGCCATGCGCTCGCTGGGCGCCCACGTCAACCTGTTTGCCATCGAGAGCATGATGGATGAACTGGCGCTGGCTGCCCGTATCGACCCGGTGCAGTTCCGCCTGCGCCACCTGGACAACGAGCGCGCCCGCGCAGTGATCCAGAGCGCGGCCAGCAAGTTCGGCTGGGACAAGAGGAAAGCGCGCCCGGACCACGGTTTCGGCTTCGCCTTCGGCCAGTACAAGAACATCATGGGCTACGTCGCGATCGCGGTGGAAATCCGGCTCGATCGCAGCACCGGCGACGTGCGCATCGTGCGGGTGGTGGCGGCGGTCGATTGCGGCCAGATGGTCAGCCCGGACGGCATCCGCAACCAGATCGAGGGCGGCATCCTGCAATCGGCCAGCTGGACGCTGTACGAGCAGCTGCAGTTCGGCCCGCAGGGCATTGCCAGCGTGGACTGGGCCAGCTACCCGATCATGCGCTACTCGAACGTGCCGGACCAGGTGGACGTGGTGCTGATCGACCGCCCCGGCACGCCGCTGCTGGGCGTGGCCGAAGCGGCGCAGGGGCCGATGGCCGGCGCGCTGGGCAATGCCCTGGCCAACGCCACCGGCAAGCGCTGGCGCGACCTGCCGCTGGCAGGCCCGCACCTCAGGTCATAA
- a CDS encoding LysR family transcriptional regulator, with amino-acid sequence MDRWQAMRTLVQVVESGTFSAAARQLNVGQPSISKTVAQLESELGVQLLLRSSRGLAPTEAGMAYYQGARRALDAFHDAEAGARGVGASLSGRLVAHVPVTFARLHIMPHLPAFLETHPDLTLDLVLDDRNADLIEGGADIALRLGHLKDSAMTARRLARGPRALLATPAYIDRYGAPAHPSELQHHQAVVYDRPGNGNGAGSMFVRGDEHVPVALRGRLLVSAAEGVRAGVLAHMGVAVATEWMFAPELASGQVVRLLPDWRLPAVDLWAVYPSGRKTSAKARALAAFVESALAAR; translated from the coding sequence ATGGACCGCTGGCAAGCCATGCGCACGCTGGTGCAGGTAGTGGAGTCCGGTACTTTTTCCGCCGCCGCGCGCCAGCTCAATGTCGGCCAGCCGAGCATTTCCAAGACGGTGGCGCAGCTGGAGTCCGAACTGGGCGTGCAGCTGCTGCTGCGCTCCAGCCGCGGCCTCGCGCCCACCGAGGCCGGGATGGCCTATTACCAGGGCGCGCGCCGCGCGCTCGACGCCTTCCACGACGCCGAAGCCGGCGCCCGGGGCGTAGGCGCCAGTCTGTCCGGGCGCCTGGTGGCGCATGTGCCGGTGACGTTCGCGCGGCTGCATATCATGCCGCACTTGCCTGCCTTTCTCGAGACCCACCCCGACCTCACGCTCGACCTGGTGCTGGACGACCGCAATGCCGACCTGATCGAAGGCGGCGCCGACATTGCGCTGCGCCTGGGCCACCTCAAGGATTCCGCCATGACTGCGCGCCGGCTCGCGCGCGGTCCGCGCGCGCTGCTGGCCACCCCGGCATACATCGACCGTTACGGTGCGCCTGCGCACCCGTCGGAACTGCAGCATCACCAGGCCGTGGTGTACGACCGGCCCGGCAATGGTAATGGCGCTGGCAGCATGTTCGTGCGCGGCGACGAGCACGTGCCGGTGGCGTTGCGCGGGCGGCTGCTGGTATCGGCAGCCGAGGGCGTGCGCGCCGGCGTGCTGGCGCACATGGGTGTGGCCGTGGCCACCGAATGGATGTTTGCGCCGGAACTGGCAAGCGGCCAGGTCGTGCGCCTGCTGCCGGACTGGCGCCTGCCCGCCGTCGACCTGTGGGCGGTGTACCCGTCGGGCCGCAAGACCAGCGCCAAGGCGCGCGCCCTGGCCGCCTTTGTTGAAAGTGCGCTGGCCGCGCGCTGA
- a CDS encoding alkene reductase — protein sequence MKQLHDTIQLGDLALTSRIAMAPLTRARSGDDGVPGALNAIYYGQRATAGLIITEATNVSPNSAAFELAPGIYNEAQLAGWRGVTEAVHAAGGRIFMQLWHSGRASSYALLQGREPLSPSGVNDDLGLLQVYGALRNGTYTRIAASPSRAMTTEEVYAAVAEFRTGAVNAVRAGLDGVEIHAANGYLIQQFLSPVVNRRTDEFGGSLENRLRFLRLVVEAVLEVLPAHRVGVRISPFAAYNNATDPDAAQTYGAVARLLEDCGIGYIHGADTNAWGGTPDMPRILDIIRSSYTGVVIANAGMTPAAAQELLAGGQADMVAFGRAYVANPDLVARIAAGGPYNEPDPYSFYGGTARGYTDYPALG from the coding sequence ATGAAACAGCTGCACGACACCATCCAACTCGGCGATCTCGCCCTCACCAGCCGCATCGCCATGGCGCCGCTCACGCGCGCCCGTTCCGGCGACGACGGTGTGCCGGGCGCGCTCAACGCCATATATTACGGCCAGCGCGCCACGGCAGGCCTGATCATCACAGAGGCGACCAATGTCTCGCCCAATTCGGCCGCGTTCGAACTGGCGCCCGGCATCTACAACGAGGCGCAGTTGGCCGGCTGGCGCGGCGTGACCGAGGCGGTGCACGCTGCCGGTGGCCGCATTTTCATGCAGCTGTGGCACAGCGGCCGGGCCAGCTCGTATGCACTGCTGCAGGGCCGCGAACCGCTGTCGCCGTCGGGCGTGAACGACGACCTGGGCCTGCTGCAGGTGTATGGCGCGCTGCGCAACGGCACCTACACCCGCATCGCGGCGTCGCCGTCGCGCGCCATGACCACCGAGGAGGTCTATGCCGCCGTGGCGGAATTTCGCACCGGTGCGGTCAACGCGGTGCGCGCCGGCCTGGATGGCGTGGAGATCCACGCGGCCAATGGTTACCTGATCCAGCAGTTCCTCTCGCCCGTGGTCAACCGCCGTACCGACGAATTCGGCGGCAGTCTGGAAAACCGCCTGCGCTTCCTGCGCCTGGTGGTCGAGGCGGTGCTGGAAGTACTGCCGGCCCACCGCGTGGGCGTGCGTATCTCGCCTTTCGCGGCCTATAACAATGCCACCGATCCCGATGCCGCGCAGACGTATGGTGCAGTGGCGCGCCTGCTCGAGGATTGCGGCATCGGCTACATCCATGGCGCCGACACCAATGCCTGGGGCGGCACGCCAGACATGCCGAGAATCCTCGACATCATCCGGTCAAGCTACACCGGCGTGGTGATCGCCAATGCGGGCATGACGCCGGCGGCGGCGCAGGAACTGCTGGCCGGCGGCCAGGCGGACATGGTGGCGTTCGGGCGCGCCTATGTGGCCAACCCCGACCTGGTCGCGCGCATTGCCGCGGGCGGTCCGTACAATGAACCGGATCCGTACTCGTTCTACGGCGGCACGGCGCGCGGCTATACCGACTACCCGGCGCTGGGCTAG
- a CDS encoding Lhr family helicase, whose protein sequence is MTRPALHDWQDFHPAVAAWFGATFPAATEAQRRAWPLIQAGRPTLIAAPTGSGKTLTAFLAAIDALVRESGAGPLPDVTRVLYVSPLKALSNDIRVNLLAPLEGITAQLQAMGLPPHGIRSAVRTGDTTQAERNAMRRRAPHILVSTPESLYVLLGSDSGRAMLAGVRTVIVDEIHAVAGSKRGSHLSLSLERLEALCETPPVRIGLSATQKPLSTVAHFLAGTGADCAVVDVGHVRARDLGLELPPVPLEAVMPNEVWERVYDKLAELTVLHRTTLVFVNTRRMAERMARHLADRLGGEHVAAHHGSLAKEYRLDAEQRLKRGDLRVLVATASLELGIDIGDVDLVCQIGSPRSIAAFLQRVGRSGHHVGGLPKGRLFPTSRDDLVECAALLDCVRRDELDILHVPVAPLDVLAQHIVAEVASREWREDDLFALMRQAWPYAPLVRDRFDAVLRMLSEGYTTRQGVRGAYLHRDTVSGTVRGRRGGKLTAVTSGGTIPDNADYSVLLEPQGISIGTVHEDFAVESLAGDVFQLGNTSYRIQRIDAGKVRVEDAHGAAPNIPFWIGEAPGRSDELSFGVARLRGEICRLLGRAEGESGAAALERAIDWLHEHLGLNDDAARQIVDYLARARSALGALPTHDTLVMERFFDESGGMQLVLHTPYGSRINRAWGLALRKRFCRNFNFELQAAATEDAIVLSLSESHSFPLDEVWRYLRAATAEQVLVQALLDAPLFNVRWRWNATTALALPRYAGGRKVAPQLQRMKSDDLLAAVFPDQAACLENIVGERELPSHPLVDQTLDDCLHEAMDSEGWLALLRRMEAGEVRLLARDLPAPSPLAMEILNARPYAFLDDAPLEERRTQAVLNRRWTDPASTDDLGALDAGAIEAVAQEAWPDVRSSDEMHEALVALAAITQDEASANAGWAGWLQTLVAGGRATLLADGDTQLWVALERLACLQAAYPHALATPLLAPPPAHLDDEAWTRDSALVELLRARQGGFGPQTIAAIAAPLGLHASTATIALTRLESEGYVMRGRFTPGAEDEEWVERHLLARIHRYTIKRLRREIEPVERQDFMRFLFDWQHLSEGNQLSGQDALAQILAQLEGYEAAAGGWESDLLALRVDDYSNTWLDDLCRAGKIVWTRVGAPASAAGGPVRGTPLVLLPRRQLALWHALPAVAGEITVSARAARVLAALRSEGAMFFDELARDARLLGAELETALGELVATGLVNADSYAGLRAMLAPAARRNALDKRRRRGMVGAGPAMEEAGRWALVRRTDGVTIVERPSEIAAAGDPVSAIAAKKPAPPARRPRTDPDTLEHIAMTLLRRYGVMFWRLLEREASWMPAWRELLPVYHRLEARGDIRGGRFVAGLSGEQFALPEAIPLLRDMRRRPHDGAYVCLSGIDPLNLCGTLLPGDKVPALAGNRILFRDGLPVAMQTGSKLRYIGNPEPVERELLRAHLLTNS, encoded by the coding sequence ATGACCCGACCCGCCCTCCACGACTGGCAAGACTTCCACCCCGCCGTTGCCGCGTGGTTTGGCGCGACCTTCCCCGCCGCCACCGAGGCCCAGCGCCGCGCCTGGCCGCTGATCCAGGCTGGCCGCCCCACCCTGATCGCCGCGCCCACCGGCTCGGGCAAAACGCTCACCGCCTTCCTCGCTGCCATCGATGCGCTGGTGCGCGAGAGCGGCGCCGGCCCGCTGCCCGATGTCACACGGGTGCTGTACGTTTCGCCGCTGAAGGCGTTGTCGAACGATATCCGCGTGAACCTGCTCGCGCCGCTGGAGGGCATAACCGCGCAGTTGCAGGCGATGGGACTGCCGCCGCACGGCATCCGCAGCGCCGTGCGCACCGGCGACACCACCCAGGCCGAACGCAATGCCATGCGCCGCCGCGCGCCGCACATCCTGGTATCCACGCCCGAATCGCTGTACGTCCTGCTCGGTTCCGACAGCGGCCGCGCCATGCTGGCCGGCGTGCGCACGGTGATCGTCGATGAAATCCACGCGGTAGCCGGCAGCAAACGTGGCAGCCACCTGTCGCTGAGCCTGGAGCGGCTCGAGGCCTTGTGCGAGACGCCGCCGGTGCGCATCGGCCTGTCGGCCACGCAAAAACCCTTGTCCACCGTGGCGCATTTCCTGGCCGGTACCGGCGCGGATTGCGCGGTGGTGGACGTGGGCCACGTGCGTGCGCGCGACCTGGGGCTGGAACTGCCGCCGGTGCCGCTGGAAGCGGTAATGCCCAACGAAGTGTGGGAGCGCGTGTACGACAAGCTGGCGGAACTGACCGTCCTGCACCGCACCACGCTGGTGTTCGTCAATACGCGGCGCATGGCCGAGCGCATGGCACGCCACCTGGCCGACCGCCTGGGCGGCGAACACGTGGCCGCACACCACGGCAGCCTGGCCAAGGAATACCGGCTCGATGCCGAGCAGCGCCTCAAGCGCGGCGATTTGCGGGTGCTGGTCGCTACTGCCTCGCTGGAACTGGGCATCGACATCGGCGACGTGGACCTCGTTTGCCAGATCGGCTCTCCGCGCAGCATTGCCGCCTTCCTGCAGCGCGTGGGCCGCTCGGGCCACCACGTGGGCGGGCTGCCCAAGGGACGGCTGTTTCCCACGTCGCGCGACGACCTGGTGGAATGCGCGGCGCTGCTCGACTGCGTGCGCCGCGACGAACTCGATATCCTGCATGTGCCGGTGGCGCCGCTCGATGTGCTGGCTCAGCACATCGTGGCCGAAGTGGCCAGCCGCGAATGGCGCGAGGACGACCTGTTCGCCCTGATGCGTCAGGCCTGGCCCTACGCCCCCCTGGTCCGCGACCGTTTCGACGCCGTGCTGCGCATGCTCTCGGAAGGCTACACCACGCGCCAGGGCGTGCGCGGCGCCTACCTGCACAGAGATACCGTGAGCGGCACCGTGCGCGGACGGCGCGGCGGCAAGCTCACCGCCGTCACCTCGGGCGGCACCATTCCCGACAATGCGGATTATTCGGTGCTGCTCGAACCGCAGGGCATCTCGATCGGCACCGTGCACGAGGACTTCGCGGTCGAAAGTCTGGCCGGCGACGTTTTCCAGCTCGGGAACACGTCGTACCGCATCCAGCGCATCGACGCCGGCAAGGTGCGGGTGGAAGACGCCCACGGCGCCGCGCCCAACATCCCGTTCTGGATCGGCGAGGCGCCGGGCCGCAGCGATGAGCTGTCGTTCGGCGTGGCGCGCCTGCGCGGCGAGATCTGCCGGCTGCTGGGCCGTGCCGAGGGCGAGTCCGGCGCAGCCGCATTGGAACGCGCCATCGACTGGCTGCACGAACACCTGGGGCTGAACGACGACGCCGCGCGCCAGATCGTCGATTATCTGGCCCGCGCCCGCTCCGCCCTGGGCGCACTGCCCACCCATGACACGCTGGTGATGGAGCGCTTTTTCGACGAGTCGGGCGGCATGCAGCTGGTGCTCCATACGCCGTACGGCAGCCGCATCAACCGCGCCTGGGGCCTCGCCTTGCGCAAGCGCTTCTGCCGCAATTTCAATTTCGAATTGCAGGCCGCCGCCACCGAAGACGCCATCGTGCTGTCGCTGTCCGAGAGCCACAGCTTCCCGCTCGACGAGGTATGGCGCTACCTGCGCGCCGCCACCGCCGAGCAGGTCCTGGTGCAGGCGCTGCTCGACGCGCCGCTGTTCAACGTGCGGTGGCGCTGGAACGCCACCACCGCGCTGGCCCTGCCGCGTTACGCCGGTGGACGCAAGGTCGCGCCACAGCTGCAAAGAATGAAAAGCGACGACCTGCTCGCTGCCGTGTTCCCCGACCAGGCGGCGTGCCTGGAAAATATCGTCGGCGAACGCGAACTGCCGAGCCACCCGCTGGTGGACCAGACGCTGGACGACTGCCTGCACGAAGCGATGGACAGCGAAGGCTGGCTGGCCCTGCTGCGGCGCATGGAGGCGGGCGAGGTACGGCTGCTGGCCCGCGACCTGCCGGCGCCGTCGCCGCTGGCGATGGAAATCCTCAACGCCCGCCCTTACGCCTTTCTGGACGACGCGCCGCTGGAAGAGCGCCGCACCCAGGCAGTGCTCAACCGCCGCTGGACCGACCCCGCCTCCACCGACGACCTGGGCGCGCTGGACGCTGGCGCCATCGAGGCGGTGGCACAGGAAGCGTGGCCCGATGTACGGAGCAGCGACGAGATGCACGAGGCGCTGGTCGCCCTGGCCGCCATTACGCAGGACGAGGCCAGCGCCAACGCCGGCTGGGCCGGCTGGCTGCAAACGCTGGTGGCCGGCGGACGCGCCACGCTGCTGGCCGATGGCGACACGCAGCTGTGGGTGGCGCTCGAACGGCTGGCCTGCCTGCAAGCGGCGTATCCGCATGCCTTGGCCACGCCGCTACTGGCGCCGCCACCGGCCCACCTTGACGACGAAGCGTGGACCCGCGACAGCGCGCTGGTGGAACTGCTGCGCGCGCGCCAGGGCGGCTTCGGCCCGCAAACCATCGCCGCCATCGCCGCCCCGCTGGGTTTGCATGCATCGACAGCGACCATCGCGCTCACCCGGCTGGAGAGCGAAGGCTACGTCATGCGCGGCCGCTTCACGCCCGGTGCGGAGGACGAGGAATGGGTGGAACGCCACCTGCTGGCGCGCATCCACCGCTACACCATCAAGCGGCTGCGGCGCGAGATCGAGCCGGTCGAGCGCCAGGACTTCATGCGCTTCCTGTTCGACTGGCAGCACCTGTCCGAGGGGAACCAGCTCAGTGGTCAGGACGCGCTGGCGCAGATCCTGGCGCAGCTCGAAGGCTACGAGGCGGCGGCAGGCGGCTGGGAAAGCGACCTGCTGGCCTTGCGCGTGGACGACTATTCGAACACCTGGCTCGACGACCTGTGCCGCGCCGGCAAGATCGTCTGGACCCGCGTGGGCGCCCCAGCTTCCGCCGCCGGCGGCCCGGTGCGCGGCACGCCGCTGGTGCTGCTGCCCCGCCGTCAACTGGCGCTGTGGCACGCGCTGCCGGCGGTGGCCGGCGAGATCACCGTATCGGCCCGCGCTGCGCGGGTGCTGGCTGCGCTGCGCAGCGAAGGCGCGATGTTCTTCGACGAACTGGCGCGCGACGCCCGCCTGCTCGGTGCGGAGCTGGAAACCGCGCTGGGCGAACTGGTGGCCACGGGCCTGGTCAATGCCGACAGCTATGCCGGCCTGCGCGCCATGCTGGCGCCGGCAGCCAGGCGCAACGCGCTCGATAAGCGCCGCCGGCGCGGCATGGTGGGCGCCGGGCCGGCGATGGAAGAAGCCGGCCGCTGGGCGCTGGTGCGCCGCACCGACGGCGTCACCATCGTCGAACGGCCCAGCGAGATAGCCGCCGCCGGCGATCCCGTGTCAGCCATCGCCGCGAAAAAGCCGGCGCCGCCGGCGCGCCGGCCACGCACCGATCCCGACACGCTCGAGCACATCGCCATGACCTTGTTGCGCCGTTACGGCGTGATGTTCTGGCGCCTGCTCGAGCGCGAGGCGTCGTGGATGCCGGCCTGGCGCGAACTGCTGCCCGTCTATCACCGGCTCGAAGCACGCGGCGACATCCGTGGCGGGCGCTTCGTGGCCGGACTGTCGGGGGAACAGTTCGCGCTGCCCGAAGCGATTCCGCTGCTGCGCGACATGCGGCGCCGTCCGCACGATGGCGCCTACGTGTGCCTGTCCGGCATCGATCCGCTCAACCTGTGCGGCACCCTGCTCCCCGGCGACAAGGTGCCGGCGCTGGCCGGCAACCGCATCCTGTTCCGCGACGGCCTGCCGGTGGCCATGCAAACCGGCAGCAAGCTGCGCTACATTGGCAACCCGGAACCGGTCGAACGCGAGCTGCTGCGCGCGCACCTGCTGACCAATAGTTAG